The Synechococcus sp. MU1643 genome window below encodes:
- a CDS encoding response regulator transcription factor, with product MEFNPKSETIQRVLKESQNLWAGKTAVVAMGDLLTLGAFSMVPPITNTLVGAFSTEREALDACKEKQPDLLYATEHLEQGYGIPLAIKAKEVSPNTRVLLFLHRENQEVVRDALDAHIDGIAFVSSIGKGVDGDLFKSLNAIANGSTYYPKEVREMAGFKKSQILNELSAREKEVLEALCQGMSNKEMAESMFVSTETIKSHVSTVISKLGVKDRTQAVIACIRAGM from the coding sequence GTGGAATTCAACCCAAAGTCAGAGACGATCCAACGGGTCCTCAAAGAAAGCCAGAACCTCTGGGCAGGCAAGACAGCAGTTGTCGCTATGGGAGACCTGCTGACCCTGGGTGCATTCAGCATGGTTCCACCTATCACCAATACCCTGGTTGGAGCCTTCAGTACGGAACGCGAAGCCTTAGATGCCTGCAAGGAAAAACAACCCGATCTTCTCTATGCCACAGAGCACTTAGAGCAAGGGTATGGAATCCCATTAGCCATCAAGGCCAAAGAAGTAAGTCCGAATACTCGGGTGCTGCTTTTCTTACATCGTGAGAACCAAGAAGTCGTGAGGGATGCCCTTGATGCTCATATCGACGGGATTGCATTCGTCAGCTCAATTGGCAAAGGAGTCGATGGGGACCTATTCAAGTCACTAAATGCTATTGCTAACGGGTCCACTTACTACCCAAAAGAAGTCAGGGAAATGGCGGGCTTTAAAAAGAGCCAGATCCTTAATGAGCTATCAGCACGTGAGAAGGAGGTGTTGGAAGCCTTATGCCAAGGTATGAGCAATAAGGAGATGGCGGAATCTATGTTTGTAAGCACAGAAACAATCAAAAGTCATGTGAGCACGGTTATCAGCAAACTTGGTGTCAAAGACAGAACACAAGCTGTTATCGCATGCATCCGTGCAGGCATGTAA
- a CDS encoding tyrosine-type recombinase/integrase has protein sequence MGLLFAAITRAAHLDPNAQRDYALIKDAYLLGCRVSEIAVIRWKDIEALDDGGQIHLFGKGSRRRTVRVSPATLGLFQGLGRGSDEEFVFPSPRRDGHLTRQAIGDVCRKWGRAAGFHVHPHQLRHSHATHAVQRGVDVFTLQATLGHSSSATTGHYVAANPLDSSSLRLG, from the coding sequence ATGGGTTTGCTGTTTGCAGCCATCACCAGAGCGGCTCACCTGGACCCCAATGCCCAACGTGACTACGCCCTCATCAAAGATGCGTACTTGCTCGGATGCAGGGTCTCGGAGATCGCGGTTATCCGTTGGAAAGACATCGAGGCACTCGATGACGGAGGCCAGATTCACCTTTTCGGCAAAGGATCCAGGAGACGCACTGTTCGCGTATCGCCAGCAACGCTTGGCCTCTTTCAAGGACTTGGCCGCGGCTCTGATGAAGAGTTCGTCTTCCCTAGTCCCAGGCGGGATGGGCATCTCACACGCCAAGCAATTGGAGATGTTTGCCGGAAGTGGGGACGCGCCGCAGGGTTCCACGTTCACCCACACCAACTGAGGCACAGCCATGCCACACACGCTGTGCAGAGGGGCGTGGACGTATTCACGCTTCAAGCCACGCTCGGTCACTCGTCAAGCGCGACTACTGGGCATTACGTGGCTGCAAATCCTCTGGACAGCAGTTCTCTGCGTCTTGGTTAG